One Vallitalea longa genomic window, CAGCTAGAATTAACTGATTATAAAGATTTCATTACGAAGATGAGAGAATATGAATTTCCTATTGAAGTCAGATTTGGTTTGGAAATATGTTATTTCCCCGACAAAGAGGAAGAAATTAAAAAGTGTATTTCTAATTTTGATTGGGATTTCTTAACTGGGTCAATCCATTGGATAGACGGATGGGGTTTTGATCATGAGAAAACAAAAGAAAACTGGAGAAAATGCAATATAGATAAAGTTTATGAAAGATATTATAAATTAATGATACAATTAGTGGAGTCAAGAATTTTTAATATACTTGCTCATCCAGATTCTATTAAATGTTTTGATTATTATCCTACCATTAAATTAACTAATGTATATATACAATTAGCAAAAGCATTAAAAAGAAATAACGTGAAAGCAGAATTTAGTAGTGGTTTGCATATTAATTATGGACATGGAGATCTAGGGCTTAATAAAGAATTATTGAAGATATTATCTGAATATGAAGTTGATATAGTAACAGCTTCAGATGCTCATAGACCAGAGGATGTTGGAAAATATATAAGAGAAGCTAAAAAAATATTAAACGGTAGCAATAAGTAAAATATTAAAAAGGATGGATGTAAATGTTTAAACATATTATTGATGATAAATTAGAGCTGAAATTGTTAAATGTTAAAGATGCCGAAGAATTACATTCACTAATAGAAGACAATAGAGAATATTTATTAAAATGGTTACCATGGGTTTATATTAATAAGTCAATAGAGGATACTAAGGATTTTGTATTATCCAGTATGAAACAGTATGGTGAGAATAAAGGATATAGTGCGGCAATATGTTATGATGATAAGATTGTAGGAGTTATTGGACTGCAATGCTTGAACCTACAGCATAAACATGTTTCTATTGGTTATTGGCTAGCAGAAGATTATCAGGGTAAAGGTATAATGACAAAATGTTGTACAGCATTGATAAATGATGCATTCAATAATTATGAATTAGAGAGAGTAGAAATAAGATGTGCAGAAAAAAACTATAAAAGTAGGGCAATACCAGAGCGATTAGGTTTCATTAAAGAAGGAATCATAAGAAATATTGAATGCCTTAATGAAAAATATGTTAGTCATGTAGTTTATG contains:
- a CDS encoding PHP domain-containing protein, with amino-acid sequence MIDMHVHLERGPYTKEWLMELVSNAVKRDIDALYLLEHSFRFVEFRNIYGTIIEHEDYGTYQSEWLSNRMQLELTDYKDFITKMREYEFPIEVRFGLEICYFPDKEEEIKKCISNFDWDFLTGSIHWIDGWGFDHEKTKENWRKCNIDKVYERYYKLMIQLVESRIFNILAHPDSIKCFDYYPTIKLTNVYIQLAKALKRNNVKAEFSSGLHINYGHGDLGLNKELLKILSEYEVDIVTASDAHRPEDVGKYIREAKKILNGSNK
- a CDS encoding GNAT family N-acetyltransferase, giving the protein MFKHIIDDKLELKLLNVKDAEELHSLIEDNREYLLKWLPWVYINKSIEDTKDFVLSSMKQYGENKGYSAAICYDDKIVGVIGLQCLNLQHKHVSIGYWLAEDYQGKGIMTKCCTALINDAFNNYELERVEIRCAEKNYKSRAIPERLGFIKEGIIRNIECLNEKYVSHVVYGMLREEWK